In one Niallia taxi genomic region, the following are encoded:
- a CDS encoding type IV pilus twitching motility protein PilT: MYNNIDHLLRVGFELKASDIHLTVGVPPVMRINGELRRYGKESLTPADTEKMAKEMIPEDLWDAFKEKGELDFSYSLTGVSRFRVNTYKQRACVALAIRVVPTSIPNLDDLQLPQILKKISEKPQGLILVTGPTGSGKSTTLAAMIAYMNDTMRKHIITLEDPIEYLHKHGKCIIDQREVGFDTNNFANGLRASLRQDPDVILVGEMRDLETIQTAITAAETGHLVLGTLHTSSAPATINRIIDVFPPSQQDQIRIQLASVLVSIVSQRLFPTPDKSGRVSATEILINNAAVANLIRNEKIHQILNIMQTSRAAGMHTLESNVKELVQKGAILREAALPYLQEEQSNGSL, translated from the coding sequence GTGTATAACAATATCGACCATTTGCTTCGGGTCGGCTTCGAGCTGAAAGCTTCAGACATCCATTTGACGGTCGGCGTTCCTCCAGTCATGCGGATAAACGGAGAGCTAAGAAGATATGGTAAAGAAAGCCTAACCCCTGCAGATACAGAGAAAATGGCAAAAGAGATGATTCCAGAGGATTTATGGGATGCGTTTAAGGAAAAAGGAGAGCTTGATTTTTCCTATAGCTTAACGGGCGTTTCCAGATTTCGTGTCAACACATATAAGCAGAGAGCCTGTGTTGCTCTGGCGATTAGGGTTGTGCCGACATCAATTCCGAACTTGGATGATTTGCAGCTGCCGCAAATTTTGAAGAAAATCAGCGAAAAGCCGCAAGGACTCATATTAGTAACAGGACCGACAGGAAGCGGTAAATCAACAACACTTGCAGCGATGATTGCTTATATGAACGATACAATGAGAAAGCATATTATCACATTAGAAGACCCAATTGAGTATTTGCATAAGCATGGCAAATGCATCATTGACCAGCGAGAAGTCGGGTTTGACACAAACAACTTTGCAAATGGTTTGCGCGCATCCTTAAGACAGGATCCGGACGTTATTCTTGTTGGTGAGATGCGTGACTTAGAGACCATTCAAACGGCAATAACAGCAGCAGAAACAGGCCATTTAGTGCTTGGTACTCTTCATACATCAAGTGCTCCGGCAACAATTAACCGTATTATTGATGTATTTCCGCCATCCCAGCAGGATCAAATTCGTATCCAGCTAGCATCTGTTCTTGTCAGTATTGTGTCACAACGGCTGTTTCCAACACCTGATAAATCAGGTAGGGTTTCTGCAACAGAAATTCTCATTAATAATGCAGCTGTCGCCAACTTGATTCGCAATGAAAAAATTCACCAAATCTTGAATATCATGCAGACATCAAGAGCCGCGGGCATGCACACATTAGAAAGCAATGTGAAGGAGCTTGTCCAAAAAGGTGCGATATTAAGAGAAGCAGCACTGCCATATTTACAGGAGGAGCAAAGCAATGGCTCGTTATAA
- a CDS encoding PRC-barrel domain-containing protein translates to MKNSAQIKGLPIISISNGQQEGKVHSLIINPEKGSVDFLTIEQEEWQESVDAIPFKKVVGVGEYAVTIESAHAIMDLNEIPIATELVNKQIGIIGANVITRKGELIGKVTEFLVDDDNGGEIKALLADVKNEEVLIDAELVMTYGKDIIVVKEEASASLKEAAPKEEAYAQETVVEAEELIEELSASSLKDMEEAERLQALKEKQVELLLNKKVVNDIYTNEGQLLLAKGTVLSLEDIENAQLAGPSVVIELSMNVEA, encoded by the coding sequence ATGAAAAACAGTGCACAAATTAAAGGATTGCCAATTATCAGCATTTCAAACGGACAACAAGAAGGAAAGGTTCATTCTCTTATTATTAACCCGGAAAAAGGATCTGTTGATTTTTTGACAATTGAACAGGAAGAATGGCAAGAGAGTGTTGATGCTATTCCTTTTAAAAAGGTAGTTGGTGTCGGTGAGTATGCAGTAACGATAGAAAGTGCTCATGCCATTATGGACTTAAATGAAATTCCCATTGCCACTGAGCTAGTGAATAAACAAATCGGAATAATTGGTGCGAATGTTATCACTAGAAAAGGGGAGCTTATCGGCAAGGTAACCGAATTTTTGGTGGATGACGACAACGGCGGTGAAATTAAAGCATTGCTAGCAGATGTCAAAAATGAGGAAGTTTTGATTGATGCTGAGCTAGTTATGACATACGGTAAAGACATCATTGTTGTGAAAGAGGAAGCATCTGCGAGCCTTAAAGAGGCTGCTCCTAAAGAAGAAGCGTACGCACAAGAAACAGTTGTAGAAGCAGAGGAATTAATAGAGGAGCTTTCCGCTTCCTCCCTAAAGGATATGGAAGAGGCAGAGCGTCTTCAAGCATTAAAGGAAAAACAAGTAGAGCTATTGCTTAACAAGAAAGTAGTTAATGATATATACACAAATGAAGGCCAATTATTACTTGCTAAAGGAACTGTTCTGTCTTTAGAGGATATTGAAAATGCTCAACTAGCAGGACCAAGCGTAGTAATTGAACTTTCAATGAATGTGGAAGCTTAA
- a CDS encoding PilW family protein has protein sequence MKILDEKGLTLVEVLAVLAITAIVLPVIYGVFHTGINLYNKIQVEGQLRDDADYAVSMMMNSFNSIPFDYATTDDGRIDLVDAEQTAITENTKDNSTFYTYSKEEIDPKNINTRSIEFVENTVDGKEIQSVSIDGNIMEGNGDYSASSLKLRCSDTDRNDRSKCLHGIIEVNFTIHNARIERPLTLESRFGF, from the coding sequence GTGAAGATCTTAGATGAAAAAGGACTGACATTGGTTGAGGTGCTTGCTGTACTTGCCATTACGGCTATTGTGTTGCCAGTCATATATGGTGTTTTCCATACGGGAATAAATCTTTACAATAAGATACAAGTAGAAGGACAGCTTCGTGATGACGCTGATTATGCTGTGTCAATGATGATGAATTCTTTTAACAGTATTCCTTTTGATTATGCTACAACTGATGATGGCAGAATTGACCTTGTTGATGCAGAGCAAACAGCCATTACAGAAAATACAAAGGATAATTCGACCTTTTATACGTACAGCAAAGAAGAAATTGATCCTAAAAATATAAATACAAGATCGATTGAATTTGTGGAAAACACGGTAGATGGCAAGGAAATTCAATCTGTTTCAATTGATGGGAATATCATGGAAGGAAACGGCGATTACAGTGCATCTAGCCTTAAACTAAGGTGCAGTGATACCGATAGAAATGATAGAAGCAAATGTTTACATGGCATTATTGAAGTGAATTTTACTATTCATAATGCTAGAATAGAGCGGCCATTAACATTAGAAAGCCGGTTTGGCTTTTAA
- a CDS encoding vWA domain-containing protein: MRRASRFSKFFILSMLSLLLIPLNANAASSAPTVNFTVTPSQSVIVKPANSSAQGSLDIRLSPEGKATNANRSPIDVAFIFDKSGSMDELGKNPYKFLSAKNAMSEAAAYFSQDPNKNDRFALIPFSSDVETDKVVTFPVVATPTTDNVKANLQTINSKAKDLTAVGGTNYTQSIQKAMSMLTTGNSTSKKYIIFMTDGEPTSSKNVETFTDRVCQYKYFCYDKKVQDTVTYTIYTNNTATAVRSNGDVVSNSLNTVQTAIKSQVNEQVDALAANNIKLYSIGFGTNSEVDMSYLRNLSEKTGVTAQQASTDTIAKIFEDISQKVSTPTITTTVKINISKYANTVKLADNANATLDSSGNVVIKKDILFPINQSVNAPIDVSLPLTFSEKGTYTFDNITLEYTDLDGKLQQKTTSATITVKDDAPAGFQSSMTLSKVVNDLTSLVKTSNANDKTNYFNVNYSLKPTNLVNSTVTGKLKDLVIEQPLPAGVSIVPKDNVKQETRNGQNYAIMTLSDVSNYAKGSFSPSEITASMQLKVDWAVTNMTMPLANLNYTDSRFSYGSKTTIPAAKDMINLKVQLKENTANVYTGDAAGTIEKRDQATNTKKASTQDFQEDYGLQTLPVKDMVYKAGTNNQAIEITYNDDSKSYLYFTPDYDLTGTSTGTKYASGAKASEAVEAKLIQKVAGEDVIYSYKIDNGKDSTGWIKFDPNKAITIDKIGENKIYVKADGGFANSKEITKTITIEHKVQSIEVTPNPINITKGSTVDFTVAIKPDNATNKDLDISIGDTSIASILNGKYSIYGEKQGVTELIVKTKDGSNLEVRIPVSVTDPYIALDEIKFTKPAYQVEVGEELPVTDNLIFNPSDATDKDIISVVADKTDKVDVIEKGGEYYLVGKDVGYSNVTATAEEQRDKKTPSATTLIEVVKEKDTDEGNNGGSTDGKW; this comes from the coding sequence ATGAGGAGAGCGTCACGCTTCAGCAAGTTTTTTATATTATCAATGCTGTCATTGCTGTTAATTCCATTAAATGCAAATGCGGCATCTTCAGCTCCAACAGTTAACTTCACAGTGACACCGTCACAGAGTGTAATTGTTAAACCGGCAAACAGCTCGGCACAAGGCAGCTTGGATATACGTTTATCTCCAGAAGGAAAAGCGACAAATGCGAACCGTTCTCCAATTGATGTTGCTTTTATTTTCGATAAATCAGGTTCCATGGATGAGCTTGGGAAAAACCCGTATAAATTTTTAAGTGCAAAAAATGCTATGTCGGAAGCAGCGGCTTATTTCAGTCAGGATCCGAATAAAAATGATCGATTTGCTCTTATCCCTTTTTCTTCAGATGTTGAAACAGATAAGGTTGTTACTTTCCCTGTAGTGGCTACCCCAACTACAGATAATGTAAAAGCTAACCTGCAGACAATCAACAGCAAGGCAAAGGACCTAACTGCTGTCGGTGGAACAAACTATACGCAATCCATCCAAAAGGCGATGAGTATGTTAACGACAGGGAATAGCACTTCCAAGAAGTACATCATTTTTATGACGGATGGAGAACCAACGTCTTCTAAAAACGTAGAAACATTTACGGACAGAGTATGCCAATATAAATATTTTTGCTATGACAAAAAAGTACAGGATACAGTCACATACACTATTTACACAAACAATACAGCAACTGCCGTTCGTTCTAATGGAGATGTTGTTTCTAACAGCTTAAACACAGTACAAACAGCAATTAAATCACAAGTAAATGAACAGGTGGATGCACTTGCTGCTAATAATATTAAGCTGTATTCCATCGGATTTGGGACAAATAGTGAAGTAGATATGAGCTATTTAAGAAACCTATCGGAAAAAACGGGTGTAACAGCACAGCAGGCTTCAACAGATACCATTGCGAAAATCTTTGAAGACATTTCCCAAAAGGTTTCGACACCAACGATAACAACTACAGTTAAAATCAATATTTCTAAATATGCCAATACAGTTAAGCTAGCAGATAATGCAAATGCTACATTGGACAGCTCGGGGAATGTTGTCATTAAAAAGGATATTCTTTTCCCGATCAATCAAAGTGTTAATGCACCGATTGATGTGTCCCTGCCTTTGACATTTAGTGAAAAGGGGACATATACCTTTGATAATATAACGCTAGAATATACAGATTTAGACGGAAAATTGCAGCAAAAAACAACTTCTGCGACGATCACAGTAAAAGATGATGCACCTGCAGGCTTCCAATCAAGTATGACATTATCAAAAGTCGTTAATGACTTAACCAGTTTAGTCAAAACTAGTAATGCAAATGATAAGACGAATTATTTCAATGTTAATTATTCCTTAAAACCAACGAACCTTGTAAATAGCACGGTTACCGGAAAGTTAAAGGATTTAGTCATTGAACAGCCATTGCCTGCTGGTGTCAGCATAGTCCCTAAGGATAATGTAAAGCAAGAAACCAGAAACGGGCAGAATTATGCGATCATGACACTAAGTGATGTGTCCAATTACGCAAAAGGCAGCTTCTCACCGTCAGAAATTACGGCTTCCATGCAGCTGAAGGTAGATTGGGCGGTCACCAATATGACGATGCCGCTTGCAAACTTGAACTATACAGATTCCCGTTTTTCATATGGCAGTAAAACAACCATTCCAGCTGCCAAAGATATGATTAACTTGAAGGTGCAGCTAAAGGAAAATACTGCAAATGTGTACACAGGTGATGCAGCAGGAACCATTGAAAAAAGAGACCAAGCGACAAATACGAAAAAAGCAAGCACACAAGATTTCCAGGAAGATTACGGTCTGCAAACTTTACCAGTAAAAGATATGGTTTATAAAGCAGGCACAAACAATCAAGCAATTGAAATCACTTATAATGATGACAGTAAATCGTATTTATACTTCACACCAGATTATGATTTGACAGGAACATCAACAGGCACAAAATATGCTAGTGGAGCCAAAGCTTCAGAAGCAGTGGAAGCAAAGCTTATCCAAAAAGTAGCCGGTGAAGATGTTATATATTCTTATAAGATTGATAATGGCAAGGATTCAACAGGCTGGATTAAGTTTGATCCAAATAAAGCTATCACGATAGACAAAATAGGTGAAAATAAGATTTATGTGAAGGCAGATGGCGGATTTGCTAACAGCAAGGAAATCACCAAAACTATTACGATTGAGCATAAAGTTCAATCAATTGAGGTAACGCCAAACCCGATTAATATTACAAAGGGAAGCACAGTAGATTTCACTGTTGCCATCAAACCAGATAATGCGACAAACAAAGACTTAGATATTAGTATTGGAGATACATCAATAGCTAGTATTCTTAATGGAAAGTACAGCATATATGGCGAAAAGCAAGGTGTAACAGAGCTTATTGTCAAAACAAAGGACGGTTCAAACCTTGAGGTAAGAATACCAGTTTCAGTCACAGATCCTTATATCGCTCTTGATGAGATTAAGTTCACGAAACCAGCCTACCAGGTAGAGGTTGGCGAAGAGCTGCCAGTAACAGATAATTTGATATTTAATCCAAGCGATGCGACAGATAAAGATATCATTAGTGTTGTGGCTGATAAAACAGATAAAGTGGATGTCATTGAAAAAGGCGGCGAGTATTACCTGGTAGGTAAAGATGTCGGCTATTCAAATGTGACAGCAACAGCAGAGGAACAAAGAGATAAGAAAACGCCAAGTGCAACCACATTAATTGAAGTTGTTAAAGAAAAAGATACTGATGAAGGCAATAATGGCGGTAGCACAGATGGTAAATGGTAA
- a CDS encoding sensor domain-containing diguanylate cyclase, with protein sequence MKHLVKSSTKKIIWAIWIVLIPVGLWLTYHLFPPDIAGEYDDLLAFLIFMAIVASMPMIINGVPVFFLQWATISVFLIFGLFVEMVLVQIALLTLMLQMRLDKKSLFRLPMNSAMFLLVSFLSGVLYYSLGGSHGTDLLFHIDTFLLILFYPLIYFILNAFILYCIDRLVYKRKTSFFTKDSMWEFFTTLITYPVGFALYIMYLDIGLMALILIGIPFICLSVVLRQYHSSQTINSYLKKIAEIGHQLSQTLFVKETINLFIDNIFELIKVDVVYVDQVNSKNELESIARVEKQKRLPIFSDVLKENEGIIGRVLAAKKPAVFHKREDWEELNKGFMPDYIESVLCMPIIKNNSVIGILLLGSAQKKAFARMKLMILDLLCTQFAVALDNARYFEKTKENSERCALTKLYNYRYFEQHLTTKFAEMNQNLIKGLTVIMLDIDHFKSINDTYGHQAGNEILIEFADRVARLIGKHGVVARYGGEEFVILLENTTMEEAQEIAEFLRKMIETRSFSIKQNMNENESELQVNLTASLGLASAPEQADEAMALIRHADRALYVGAKRAGRNRVACYMK encoded by the coding sequence GTGAAACACTTGGTTAAATCATCTACTAAAAAAATAATATGGGCAATTTGGATTGTGCTTATCCCTGTAGGGCTATGGCTGACATATCATCTTTTTCCACCAGACATAGCAGGGGAGTATGATGATTTGCTAGCGTTTTTAATTTTCATGGCCATTGTCGCAAGCATGCCGATGATTATTAATGGCGTCCCTGTTTTTTTCCTGCAGTGGGCAACCATTTCCGTTTTTTTAATATTCGGTTTATTTGTTGAGATGGTGCTTGTGCAAATAGCTCTGCTAACCTTGATGCTGCAAATGCGTCTTGATAAAAAGTCCCTATTTCGATTGCCGATGAATTCTGCGATGTTTTTACTTGTGTCATTTCTGAGCGGTGTTTTGTATTATAGTCTCGGCGGGAGTCATGGAACAGATCTTCTGTTTCATATTGATACCTTTCTGCTTATACTTTTTTACCCACTCATTTATTTTATATTAAACGCGTTTATCCTTTATTGTATTGACAGACTAGTATATAAGAGGAAAACAAGCTTCTTTACGAAAGACAGTATGTGGGAGTTTTTTACGACACTTATCACCTATCCTGTCGGCTTTGCATTGTACATTATGTATTTGGATATTGGCTTAATGGCACTTATTCTTATTGGAATTCCATTTATATGTCTATCTGTTGTGTTGAGACAGTATCATTCTAGCCAAACAATTAACAGCTACTTAAAGAAGATAGCTGAAATTGGTCATCAATTGTCTCAAACTTTGTTTGTGAAGGAAACGATTAATCTATTTATTGATAATATATTTGAGCTGATTAAGGTTGATGTCGTCTATGTAGACCAGGTCAACAGCAAAAATGAACTAGAGTCAATTGCAAGAGTGGAAAAACAGAAGCGGCTTCCGATTTTCTCTGATGTGTTAAAGGAAAATGAAGGGATTATTGGCAGAGTCCTCGCGGCTAAAAAGCCGGCTGTCTTCCATAAACGGGAGGACTGGGAAGAACTGAACAAAGGGTTTATGCCAGATTATATTGAAAGTGTTCTGTGCATGCCAATCATTAAAAACAATTCAGTTATCGGCATTCTCCTGTTAGGAAGCGCACAGAAAAAGGCGTTTGCCCGTATGAAGCTGATGATATTAGATTTACTATGCACTCAATTTGCAGTTGCACTTGATAATGCAAGATACTTCGAGAAAACAAAGGAAAACAGTGAGCGCTGTGCACTGACAAAGCTTTATAATTACCGTTACTTTGAGCAGCATTTAACAACTAAATTTGCGGAGATGAATCAAAACCTCATTAAAGGTTTAACTGTCATCATGCTTGATATTGATCATTTTAAATCTATTAATGACACGTATGGCCATCAGGCAGGCAATGAAATATTAATTGAATTTGCAGACAGGGTAGCGAGATTAATTGGCAAGCATGGCGTTGTAGCCAGATATGGGGGCGAGGAATTCGTGATTCTCCTTGAAAATACGACAATGGAGGAAGCACAAGAAATTGCCGAGTTTTTAAGGAAAATGATTGAAACTCGATCTTTCTCCATCAAACAAAATATGAATGAAAACGAAAGCGAATTGCAAGTTAACCTAACAGCATCATTAGGGCTTGCAAGTGCTCCCGAGCAAGCTGATGAAGCGATGGCATTAATCAGACATGCAGACAGAGCGCTTTATGTTGGAGCAAAACGAGCAGGCCGAAACCGAGTCGCTTGTTATATGAAATAG
- a CDS encoding G5 domain-containing protein: MKNIQAAKLFAAILFATSFIFSFSQFGTKAYSNLFQSNDGYEEHTTIAGIDVSGMNQKEALSALSEKQSEWEKNTTIQLKYKEKTVDFDLSQFVFQLKDSVASIKQGNNNVIVSLDLQEMESFLTSVSAELTSNNAFYLSRLNDSLVGMAASLQSGNQLIDLNEYRISKDEKAAKLSESTVDTDDQKNSVKKWVKQFPTLTIKPQTTISLLEWMKENNGEAYSDKVLSIVATAVHTTILPTNFTISERYLSNALPAFAELGYEAKVNKNQNMDYRFYNPNEETYTLSFEMVNSKLYVSLNGANFLYNYKVLLSDKETFSPKTVLQFDPSLSLNETRVVEEGADGLYIKVYRESKNENGEIVKKELISEDFYAPANKAIAHSLLVEQDVTIDSDESTAEEESDSNATTDSDSEASETETDETKADTEASTDKSTDSTEAEKETTATNTAEETADSGTTK, from the coding sequence ATGAAAAACATCCAAGCTGCAAAGCTATTTGCCGCAATTTTGTTCGCCACTTCCTTTATTTTTAGTTTTTCCCAGTTCGGGACAAAGGCTTACAGTAATCTTTTTCAGAGTAATGACGGATATGAAGAGCATACAACAATTGCTGGCATCGATGTTTCTGGGATGAACCAAAAGGAAGCTTTAAGTGCTTTAAGTGAAAAGCAGTCAGAATGGGAAAAAAACACGACGATTCAATTGAAATACAAGGAAAAGACAGTGGACTTTGATTTAAGTCAGTTTGTCTTTCAATTAAAGGATTCTGTTGCCTCCATCAAACAAGGAAACAATAATGTGATCGTCTCCCTTGACTTGCAAGAGATGGAGAGCTTCCTTACATCAGTATCTGCTGAACTGACAAGTAATAATGCTTTTTATTTGTCTCGTTTAAACGATAGTTTAGTAGGAATGGCGGCAAGCTTGCAATCTGGCAATCAATTAATAGACTTAAATGAATACAGAATAAGCAAGGACGAAAAAGCTGCCAAATTATCGGAGTCTACAGTAGACACTGATGACCAGAAAAACAGTGTAAAAAAATGGGTCAAGCAGTTTCCTACATTAACGATAAAACCGCAAACAACGATTTCCTTGCTCGAGTGGATGAAGGAAAACAATGGAGAGGCCTATTCTGATAAGGTGCTGAGTATTGTGGCTACTGCGGTTCACACTACCATTCTCCCAACGAACTTCACCATTTCAGAAAGATATTTAAGCAATGCCCTGCCAGCTTTTGCTGAGCTAGGCTATGAAGCAAAAGTGAATAAAAATCAAAATATGGATTATCGTTTCTATAATCCAAATGAAGAGACATATACACTTTCATTTGAAATGGTTAATAGCAAGCTGTATGTAAGCTTAAATGGTGCAAATTTCTTGTATAACTATAAAGTGCTTTTATCTGACAAAGAGACATTTTCGCCAAAAACAGTCCTTCAGTTTGACCCAAGCTTAAGTTTGAATGAAACAAGGGTTGTAGAAGAGGGAGCCGACGGACTTTATATAAAGGTCTATCGAGAGTCTAAGAATGAAAATGGGGAAATTGTCAAAAAGGAACTAATTAGTGAAGATTTTTATGCTCCAGCTAATAAGGCGATTGCACATAGTCTTCTTGTTGAGCAGGACGTGACAATTGATTCTGATGAAAGCACTGCAGAAGAAGAGTCAGATAGTAATGCAACGACGGATTCTGATTCAGAAGCATCAGAAACAGAAACGGATGAAACCAAGGCAGATACAGAAGCTAGCACAGACAAGTCGACTGACAGCACAGAAGCTGAAAAGGAAACAACTGCAACAAATACTGCGGAAGAAACTGCGGACAGCGGAACTACAAAATAA
- a CDS encoding GspE/PulE family protein has product MKQIRKRLGDLLVEAGLLTEEQLQQALTDKHPDQRLGDSLLQKGFITEQQLIEVLELQLGIPHVSLYRYPFDPKLFTIVSKETAKRQLIIPLKKDGEKLYVAMADPMDFYTIDDLRLSTGFQIETAIASKDDILRAINKYYDMDEGFEELLSDPNEIGESQTDGMLEQDSPIVRLVNQILTNAATLKASDIHIDPQETKVVIRYRVDGVLRVERVLPKHMQSVLIARLKIMANLDITEHRIPQDGRIKINLDFHPIDLRVSTLPTVYGEKVVMRLLDLGSALNDLNKLGFNKVNFGRFVEMIEKPTGIVLITGPTGSGKSSTLYAALNRLNSEEVNIITVEDPVEYQLEGINQIQVNSNVGMTFAAGLRAILRQDPNVIMVGEIRDKETAEVSVRASLTGHLVLSTLHTNDSLGSITRLLDMGVEPFLVASSLSGIVAQRLVRKVCRDCGEVHPASIREKEIFAKRGLSIDKVARGRGCASCNMTGYKGRVAIHEVLVINDDMKSVIMNGESFIKLRELAIKAKTIFLIDDGLLKVKQGITTTEEVLRVAIPD; this is encoded by the coding sequence ATGAAACAAATTCGAAAACGACTTGGAGACTTGTTAGTGGAGGCTGGTTTGCTGACAGAGGAACAGCTTCAGCAGGCACTTACAGACAAGCATCCAGATCAAAGGCTTGGTGACAGTTTGCTTCAAAAGGGATTCATCACAGAGCAGCAGCTTATTGAAGTATTGGAATTACAGTTAGGTATTCCACACGTAAGCTTGTACCGATATCCTTTTGACCCTAAATTATTTACGATTGTTTCAAAGGAAACAGCGAAAAGACAGCTGATTATCCCTCTGAAAAAGGATGGAGAAAAACTGTATGTAGCAATGGCTGATCCGATGGACTTCTATACAATCGATGATTTGCGTCTGTCCACTGGCTTTCAAATAGAAACAGCGATTGCCTCAAAGGACGATATTTTGCGGGCGATAAATAAATACTATGATATGGATGAAGGCTTCGAGGAATTGCTGTCAGATCCGAATGAAATTGGTGAAAGCCAAACAGACGGCATGCTTGAGCAGGATTCGCCAATTGTAAGACTTGTAAACCAAATTTTAACGAACGCAGCAACATTAAAAGCAAGTGATATTCATATAGATCCACAGGAAACAAAGGTTGTTATCCGCTATCGTGTTGATGGGGTGCTTCGTGTTGAACGAGTACTTCCAAAGCATATGCAAAGTGTGTTGATTGCAAGACTTAAAATTATGGCCAATTTGGATATAACCGAACACCGAATTCCTCAAGATGGCAGAATCAAAATCAATTTGGACTTCCATCCAATTGATTTGCGTGTATCGACATTGCCAACAGTTTATGGAGAAAAGGTTGTTATGCGTCTCCTTGATTTAGGAAGTGCATTGAATGACTTAAATAAGCTTGGATTTAATAAAGTTAATTTTGGTCGCTTTGTAGAAATGATCGAAAAGCCGACAGGAATCGTGTTAATAACAGGGCCGACTGGTTCAGGTAAATCATCGACATTGTACGCGGCTCTTAATCGCCTGAACAGCGAGGAAGTCAATATTATTACGGTTGAGGACCCTGTTGAATATCAGTTGGAGGGCATTAACCAAATACAGGTTAACAGCAATGTCGGCATGACATTCGCCGCAGGACTGCGCGCAATTCTCAGACAGGACCCGAATGTCATCATGGTTGGAGAAATACGGGATAAAGAAACAGCAGAAGTTTCTGTACGAGCTTCACTGACAGGACATCTTGTCTTAAGCACCCTTCATACAAATGATTCTTTAGGCTCAATTACTCGCCTGCTGGACATGGGAGTGGAGCCGTTTTTGGTCGCATCCTCGCTAAGTGGCATTGTGGCACAGCGGCTTGTAAGGAAGGTATGCAGAGACTGTGGTGAGGTTCATCCTGCGTCAATAAGAGAAAAGGAAATCTTCGCAAAACGAGGATTATCTATTGATAAGGTTGCAAGAGGCCGAGGCTGTGCATCCTGCAATATGACAGGCTATAAAGGCCGTGTTGCCATCCATGAGGTGCTAGTTATAAATGATGACATGAAAAGTGTCATCATGAATGGAGAGTCCTTTATAAAGCTTCGTGAGCTTGCGATTAAAGCAAAAACGATTTTCTTGATTGATGATGGATTATTAAAAGTAAAACAAGGAATTACTACAACTGAAGAAGTGCTTCGTGTAGCTATCCCTGACTAG
- a CDS encoding prepilin-type N-terminal cleavage/methylation domain-containing protein, which produces MKFFKILSSSKGLTLIEVLVSLTILSIILLGIMNFFNQAYSYTNSNQKKTAAINVARNALTYMEQSSGTNSFIALRQRLEDNPDEEGTLRICDSSYKVFWNGEKQECDPITINNVTYNVTIVPTLDKNNTAYFIPLTVNVDWTVKRHDYTTSMEGTIKSEDLR; this is translated from the coding sequence ATGAAATTTTTTAAGATATTATCTAGTTCAAAAGGATTAACTTTAATCGAGGTACTTGTTTCCCTTACTATATTGAGCATTATTTTATTAGGTATAATGAACTTTTTTAATCAAGCCTATTCGTATACAAATTCTAATCAAAAAAAGACTGCAGCTATTAATGTTGCTAGAAATGCGTTGACGTATATGGAACAGTCGTCAGGCACCAACTCCTTTATAGCCTTAAGACAAAGACTGGAAGATAATCCAGACGAAGAAGGTACATTAAGAATTTGCGATAGTTCCTACAAAGTGTTTTGGAATGGTGAGAAGCAGGAATGTGACCCAATCACCATAAATAACGTTACCTATAATGTTACTATTGTTCCAACGCTAGACAAAAACAATACAGCCTATTTTATTCCCTTAACTGTGAATGTGGATTGGACGGTGAAGCGACATGATTACACTACATCAATGGAAGGAACGATCAAAAGTGAAGATCTTAGATGA